CACCTACGGCACCGGGGCCTTCTTGCTGCTGCACACGGGAAAGCGGCCGGTGCTCTCCAGGAAGGGCCTCCTCGCCACCGTGGCCTGGAGCCTGGGGGATAGGGCCAGCTACGCCCTGGAGGGGAGCGTGTTCATGGCGGGGGCGGTGGTGGGGTGGCTTAAGGACCTGGGCCTGGTGCAGGAGAGCGCCCAGGTGGAGGCCTTGGCCCGGGAGGTGGCGGACACCGGGGGCGTGTACCTGGTCCCGGCCTTCACGGGCCTGGGGGCCCCCTACTGGGACCCTTACGCCCGGGGGGCCATTTTGGGCCTCACCCGGGGCACCGGTAAGGCCCACCTGGCCCGGGCGGCCTTGGAGGGGGTGGCCTTCCAGGTGGCGGACGTGGTGCGGGCCATGGAGGAGGAGGCGGGTCTACTCCTGAAGGAACTCCGTGTGGATGGGGGAATGGCCCAAAACCCCTTGTTCCTGGAGATCCAGGCGGACCTTCTGGGGGTGCCGGTCCTGAGGCCCAAGGTTACGGAGACCACCGCCTTGGGGGCGGCCCTGATGGCGGGGGTGGGGGCAGGGGCGCTGGGGCTGGAGGAGGTGAAGGGGGCCTGGACCCTGGAGGCGCGCTTTGACCCCCGGATGCCGGAGGAAAAGCGGAAGGCCCTCCATGGGGGTTGGCGGCGGGCGGTGGAGCGGGCCCTGGGCTGGGCGAGGGAGGAGGGATGAGCCCAAGCCGCGAGGTGGTCCTGAACCTTGCCCTGCTCAAGCCAAGGGTCCGGGTGGATTGTGGCGCCTTCTGCGAGCTTTGGAACAGAACCCCTGGGGTTTTCCCATAGGGATGTCCAAACCCCTTGAGGCCTAGCCCTACGCTGGTCCCCTCCCCCCGAAGAGGGATACCCTTAGGGTATGGGGGCTTCTGCTGAAAAGACCCACTTCCTAGTGCAAGTGGGTTCTAAGGGCCGGGTGGTGCTGCCCGCAGAGGTGCGTGAGGCCCTGGACCTCATGGAAGGAGAGCGCCTCCTCCTCACCTTGGAGCCGGAGGGAGGAATCCGGGTGGAACCCCTGCGGAAGGTGGTTGAGGAAACCTACGGCATCCTTGGCCATTTAGCCCCCGGGATGAGCCTGGTGGAGGAACTGATCCGTGACCTCTGGGAGGAGGCCTGGAAGGAGGAGGCGGAGTGAAGGTGCTTTTGGACGCCTCAGCCCTCCTGGCGCTTCTGTTGGAGGAACCAGGAGCCCAGCGGGTAGGGGAGGCCGCGGCCGAGGGGGTTGCCATGAGCACGGGGAACTTGCAGAGGCCCTCTCCAAGCTGGCAGAGGAGATACCTGCCGAGAGGGCTGAGGAAAAGCTAAGAGAGGAGAGCCGCTTTGGGGCCTCTGCCCCAAATGAACCGCCGGGTAGGCCAACGCCCCCTCCGCCAACACCCGCCCCGCACGGCAAGGACCTCCCCCCACCTGCCGCTCTCCCTTGCCCTGGGCCTGACACCCTTCTGATGGGGGTCGGTTAGGCTAGGACCAGATGGGTCATCCCCCGGATGACGCCCTCCTAAAGGCCCTCCACCGGGAAATCGCCTTCCTTAGGGAACGGGTAGACGAGGAGGGCGAGGCCCGCTTTAGAGGTTGGCTTCCCCACTTGAAGCGGCCTTCCTTCTTTGAGCCGGCCCGTAACCTAGCGGATTTCTTGGCCCTGCGCCAGCACGACCTTTACCCCCTGCAAAGGGAGCTTGCCAGGCTAGGCCTTTCCTCCTTGGGGCGGGCCGAGTCCCGGGTGCGGGAGAACCTGGACGCCGTTTTGGCCACCCTGAGCCGGGCTCTTGGCTTGGGCACGCCCCCCTATCCCCAAGCGGAGGACTTTTTCGCCGGAGAGGTCCACCTGCAAGGGGTGAGCCGCGAGCTTTTCGGCCCGGGGGAGGACCCCTGCATCCTGGTCACCCTTCCTGAGGAAGCCGTCTTTGACCCCCAGCTGGTACCCAGGTTGGTGGAAGCGGGCATGACGGCTGTCCGGATCAACCTGGGCCACGGCCACCCTTCCCTCTGGGAGGGGATGGTGGCCCAGGTGCGGCGGGCAGACCAAGCCATTCCGGTCCTCTGGCTGGCGGAAGCCGCCTCCATCCCCGTGATCTGGGCCACCCAGGTTCTGGACCGCCTGGTCAAAAAGGGCACTCCCTCCCGCGCCGAGGTATCGGACGCGGTGCTGGCCTCCCGGGCCGAGTGCGTGATGCTCAACAAGGGGGCCTTTCTGGAGGAGGCCATCCGGATGCTAAGGGAGGTGCTTTCCCGGATCCGGGAGCACCAGTACAAGAAGACCCCCAGGATGCGGCGCCTGGAGATGTGGTCGTAGCCGGACCCAAGGCTTCTTCTGGCTTTGGGGGGAGAGGGTGGCCTTCATCCGCCCCTCATCTGCCTTCACGTCCCTGCAACAGGATGCCCTTAGGGTGGGGTTGTCCAGGCAGGGAAGATCCCCCCTGGACGAGGAGGTAAACATGAAGAGGATGGCAAAAGGTACGGCATGGGTGCTTTTGGCGGTAGGAGCTTTAGCGGGAGCGGGGGTTCTGGCCCAAAAGGGCTCCCAGGGGCAGATGGGCGAGCAGTACCCCGCCTACGTGGGGAGCATCCAGGTCCAGGAGGACCAGGGGGGCCAGTCCCTCCAGGCCCTGGCCAAGGTGAGCGCCCAGCAGGCGGTGCAGGCGGCCCAGGCGGCCTTGGGCACCACCCAAAGCCCCACCAAGGTCCGGCTTTCCGTGGAGAACGGCTACCTGGTCTGGGAAGTGGTCCTGGGGGGCCAGGAGGTGAAGGTGGATGCGGGCAACGGGCAGGTGCTCCACAAGGAGGCGGTGAACCAGGGGGAGCACGAGGAGGGCGAACACGGGGAGGCCTCAGGGGAGGAAGGTGGGGTGGAGGACTGATAGGCCGCCCATAGGGTAGGATGGGCCAGGCTGGGGGAATCCCCCAGCCTGGCCTTGGGAGATCGGGATGAAAACCGTGCGCGAGGCTTTCCAAGGGCGGAGCTGGCTTCTCCCCCTGGGGCTTTGGGGACTTTTTTTCCTGAGCCTTGGGGCCCTTGTGGCCCTGGCCGAGGATGTCTACGAGAAGGAGGGGTTTGCCTTCGACCTCCCCCTCCTGGCCTTTTTCCATGGCCTGCAAAGCCCCTTCTTGGACCACCTGGCCCTGGCCATAACCCATTCCGCCTCGGCTGGGGTCATTATCCCCTTGGCCCTGGTGGTGACGGCCGCGGGGTATAGGCTTGGCCTCCCTTGGCTGGATTTCCTCCTGAGCTTTGGCGGTGCCAACCTGCTGGACCAGGCGGCCAAGCTGGCCTTTGCCCGGGCGAGGCCCCACCTCTTCCCCCAGCTCACCCCGGAGCACGACTTCAGTTTCCCCTCGGGCCACAGCGTGGCCGCCTTGGCCCTGGTGCTGGGGGTGTATCTGCTCCTGCGGCGCCGCTTTCCCAAGGCCGCAGCCCTGGCCCTATCCCTTGGCCTCCCCTGGGCCTTCCTGGTGGGCCTTTCCCGGGTCTTTCTCCAGGTGCACTACCCTTCGGACGTGTTGGCGGGCTGGGCTTTGGCCACCGCGTGGACCCTGGCCGTTTGGGCCTTAAGGAAGGGATAAGATGCGGATCCTCTTGGTGGAGGACGATCCCGAGGTGGGGGCTTTGGTCAAGGAGACCCTGGAGGGGGAGCTGTACGCGGTGGACTGGGCCAAGGACGGGGAGGAGGCCTTGGGGTTGGCCCAGGCCTTTCCCTACGACCTGGTGGTCCTGGACCTGGGCCTTCCGCGGCGGGATGGGATCCGGCTTTTGGAGGACCTGCGGGCCGAGGGAAACCGGGCGCCCGTTCTCATCCTTACCGCCCGGGATGGCCTGGAGGATCGGGTGGAGGGGCTGGAGGCGGGGGCCGACGACTACCTGGTCAAACCCTTTCATCTGCGAGAGTTGCGGGCCCGGGTGAGGGCCCTCTTAAGGCGAGCGGGAGGGGAGGCCCAGAACCGGATAGAGTTGGGCCGCCTCCAGCTGGACCTGCGGACCAAGAGGGCCTTTTGGCTGGGCGAGGAGGTCTTCCTTACCCCCAAGGAGTGGTCCCTTTTGGAGTTTTTGGCCCTAAACCCCGAGCGCTTCTTCACCCGGGAGGAGCTTTTGGAGCACCTCTGGTCTGGCGAGGCCGAGGTGGACCCCAGGACCTTAGACGCCTACATCTCCCGCCTCCGGCGCAAGCTCTCTGAAGAGGCCATCGAAACCCGCCGCGGCCTGGGCTACCGCCTTCTGGGATGAGCCTGCGCCTGCGCCTTACCCTCTTTGCCTCCCTGCTGGTGACGATGGTGCTGGCGCTCTCGGGTCTGCTTCTGCGCCAGGGCCTCACGGCCATCCTGCTAGAGAACCTGGACCGCTCCCTCCAGGAGGCCCTGGCCCTGATCCGCCCCCTCCTGAACGAGGAGAACGGACGGCCCAGCCTGGGCTCCCCTGAAGAGGAAACGGCCTTGGAGCATCTGCCTGGGGATCTGGCCTTGGCCCTCTACAGGGACGGAAAGGTGCTGGACGCCAGGGGCCGCCTCCCCACCCCGGCACCCACCCCCCGGGAAGGGTGTTTTACCCAAGGCGGGTGGCGCTTTTGCGGTCTCCGGGTGGAGGGGGGGACCTTCCTGGCTGGCCGCCCCCTGGCGGGGGTGTGGGAAAGCAGGGAGGCCTTGGACCGGGTGCTCCTCGTGGTGGGCCCTGGGGGGCTTCTCCTGGGTATCTTTCTGGGATACCTGCTTCTGGGAAGGGCGCTATCCCCCGTGCACCGGTTGACGGAAGCCGCCCAAGAGCGGGCCAGGTCCCAGTCGTGGAATCCCTTGCCCCTCCCGCCCACCCGCGACGAGCTCCGTACCCTGGCGGAAGCCTTCAATAGCCTTATCGCGGCCTTGGTGGCGGCCCTGGAAAGGGAACGGCGCTTTACCCAGGACGCGGCCCATGAACTGCGCACCCCCCTCACCGTCCTCCTGGGACGCCTCGAGCAGGCCCGGGAGGTCAACCGGGATCCCCTTTTGGCCACAAAGCTGGAGCTGGCCTACCGGTCGGCCCAGCGCCTCCTACGCCTGGCGGAAGACCTCCTGCACCTGGCGCGCGCGGAAGCGGGCCGGGGTTTGCATCGGGAGCCCGTGGCCTTGGAGGCGGTGGTGCGGGAAGTGGTGGAGGACCTGGAACCCCTTTTTGCGGAAAAGGGGATGCGCTTGGAGGTGGACCTCCCCGCGGCGCCTGTAACCGTGCTGGGAGATAGGACGGCCCTGGGCATGGTGGTGCGGAACCTCCTGGACAATACCCTAAAGTTCGCCCCGGGGGGTAGGGTTCGCCTTCAGCTTCGCCGAGACGGGGAAGAGGCTCTTTTGGAGGTCACCGATGACGGGCC
Above is a genomic segment from Thermus albus containing:
- a CDS encoding FGGY family carbohydrate kinase, with protein sequence FGTVDTWLLYRLTGGKVHATDPSNASRTLLFNLHTLSWDEELLQVLGIPSAMLPEVRPSAGDFGETLPGLLGEALPIRGVLGDQQAALFGQAALGAGEGKCTYGTGAFLLLHTGKRPVLSRKGLLATVAWSLGDRASYALEGSVFMAGAVVGWLKDLGLVQESAQVEALAREVADTGGVYLVPAFTGLGAPYWDPYARGAILGLTRGTGKAHLARAALEGVAFQVADVVRAMEEEAGLLLKELRVDGGMAQNPLFLEIQADLLGVPVLRPKVTETTALGAALMAGVGAGALGLEEVKGAWTLEARFDPRMPEEKRKALHGGWRRAVERALGWAREEG
- a CDS encoding AbrB/MazE/SpoVT family DNA-binding domain-containing protein — encoded protein: MGASAEKTHFLVQVGSKGRVVLPAEVREALDLMEGERLLLTLEPEGGIRVEPLRKVVEETYGILGHLAPGMSLVEELIRDLWEEAWKEEAE
- a CDS encoding pyruvate kinase → MGHPPDDALLKALHREIAFLRERVDEEGEARFRGWLPHLKRPSFFEPARNLADFLALRQHDLYPLQRELARLGLSSLGRAESRVRENLDAVLATLSRALGLGTPPYPQAEDFFAGEVHLQGVSRELFGPGEDPCILVTLPEEAVFDPQLVPRLVEAGMTAVRINLGHGHPSLWEGMVAQVRRADQAIPVLWLAEAASIPVIWATQVLDRLVKKGTPSRAEVSDAVLASRAECVMLNKGAFLEEAIRMLREVLSRIREHQYKKTPRMRRLEMWS
- a CDS encoding PepSY domain-containing protein, whose amino-acid sequence is MKRMAKGTAWVLLAVGALAGAGVLAQKGSQGQMGEQYPAYVGSIQVQEDQGGQSLQALAKVSAQQAVQAAQAALGTTQSPTKVRLSVENGYLVWEVVLGGQEVKVDAGNGQVLHKEAVNQGEHEEGEHGEASGEEGGVED
- a CDS encoding phosphatase PAP2 family protein; the encoded protein is MKTVREAFQGRSWLLPLGLWGLFFLSLGALVALAEDVYEKEGFAFDLPLLAFFHGLQSPFLDHLALAITHSASAGVIIPLALVVTAAGYRLGLPWLDFLLSFGGANLLDQAAKLAFARARPHLFPQLTPEHDFSFPSGHSVAALALVLGVYLLLRRRFPKAAALALSLGLPWAFLVGLSRVFLQVHYPSDVLAGWALATAWTLAVWALRKG
- a CDS encoding response regulator transcription factor, coding for MRILLVEDDPEVGALVKETLEGELYAVDWAKDGEEALGLAQAFPYDLVVLDLGLPRRDGIRLLEDLRAEGNRAPVLILTARDGLEDRVEGLEAGADDYLVKPFHLRELRARVRALLRRAGGEAQNRIELGRLQLDLRTKRAFWLGEEVFLTPKEWSLLEFLALNPERFFTREELLEHLWSGEAEVDPRTLDAYISRLRRKLSEEAIETRRGLGYRLLG
- a CDS encoding sensor histidine kinase, which codes for MSLRLRLTLFASLLVTMVLALSGLLLRQGLTAILLENLDRSLQEALALIRPLLNEENGRPSLGSPEEETALEHLPGDLALALYRDGKVLDARGRLPTPAPTPREGCFTQGGWRFCGLRVEGGTFLAGRPLAGVWESREALDRVLLVVGPGGLLLGIFLGYLLLGRALSPVHRLTEAAQERARSQSWNPLPLPPTRDELRTLAEAFNSLIAALVAALERERRFTQDAAHELRTPLTVLLGRLEQAREVNRDPLLATKLELAYRSAQRLLRLAEDLLHLARAEAGRGLHREPVALEAVVREVVEDLEPLFAEKGMRLEVDLPAAPVTVLGDRTALGMVVRNLLDNTLKFAPGGRVRLQLRRDGEEALLEVTDDGPGFPEEALPHLFERFYQAKVEHRRLGSGLGLAIVAALVHWHGGSVEARNAPGAQVVVRLPLASPKG